Part of the Paenibacillus guangzhouensis genome is shown below.
GCTGATAATGAACGGGACTTTGGCGCTGCCTTCGTACGCAAGTGCTTTACGATAATAATGATGGTCGCCCATCATCTCGCCATGATCTGATGTGAACACAATGACCGTATTATTCAGCTCGCCATATTCATTCAAGGCATTGATTAATCGTCCAATTTGATAATCCAAATGCGTAATTAATGCGTAATAGCCCGCTCTGGCGCGCTGCAGTTCATCCGGCCGCAGCTTCTTGAGCCCTGTGACAGGACTTGCGCTGCCCGCTTCCGCTGCGAATTCATTCACCCAATCTCCTATCGGCGGATCTGGAAGCGTCTGATGGATATACATGTCCAGGTAAGCTTGCGGCGGATCGAACGGCGGATGCGGACGTACGAAGGACGTCCAGAGGAAGAAGGGCTTCGACGGATCGCGGCGTCGCAAGAAATCGATCGATTGCGTCACGGCCCAGTTCGTCGGATGCAGCCGTTCTGGCAAATGCCAAGGTAAGGTCACCGTCGATGCGTTGCAATCGAGCGCCATATCCATGATATCCTGATGCGAACCGGCTTGTTCGCGCAGCCAATGCAAGTAATCATCGCATTCATCGAAATGCCCTGCCGCAGATTGGCTCTTGCGATCCCGGTTATAGTGCATATAGCCGTCATGCAGCACGACATTGTGGAAGCCACAGAGATTGCGCGTCGGATACACATGCATCTTGCCGACACATTGCGTATGATAGCCTGCATTCGCCAGCTCTCCCGCCAACATATGCTCATACTGCCATGGGACCCGGTCTTCATACCCGACTCTGCCATGTGATTGTTGGCTCATCCCCGTCATGATCGCCGCCCTTGCCGGTACACAGGTTGGAGTCGCCGAATAGGCATTGCGAAACATGACGCCGCTCTCAGCCAGCCCGTCCAAATTCGGGGTGCGCACGACGGGATGCCCCGCGCTGCTTAGACAATCTGCACGCATCTGATCCACGGTAATCAACAAAATATTCGGTTTCATTCCTCTACCTCCGCTTCATAATCAATTCATTGCTAACGCTTAGATATATAGATGTACAACCTTTCCCTGATTTTACCACGGTTCGAATCCGCTCGATATGTATTGTTCTACGATCTTTTTGAAGGATATTTACATTTTGAGCACGAAGAGTTATTATGTAATTACGTAATTACGTATTACAATAAAATTATTTGAGGTGATCCTGTTGAAACGAAATGTTGAAGCGGAATTAGATGAATTGAAACTGCAACTAACGGAACTTCACGCTATGGTCAAACAACTGATCTCATCAAACCCTGCTCCTTCAGTCCATGCTTCGCACCCCCGCCCTGCAGCCATCACATCCCAAACCAATACAGTGCAAGACCCTGTTCACCAAGGCGGCGTGTATTTCTCCGGACATTTTCAAGGCAGTCTTTCCCGTTATCAGTGGGAGCCACAAGAACGCCGAGCCAGCCAACTGCTGGATTTAGATGGCGACAAGGTTGCTAAGATTCTATCCGCGCTTGGCCATCGTCAACGGCTGGATATTCTGCGCGCGGTCATACATGAGCCGCTTACGGGTGCCGAGATCGTCGAGCGCTTGAATATGGGGACAACGGGGCAGCTCTATCATCATATTAAAGCTCTTGTCGGTGCAAATCTCCTGATTCAAGAGGATCGCGGCGGCAAATATACGCTGCCGGATCACCGAGCTCTTCCCCTGCTCCTCTTGCTCGCCTCCGCAGGGGAACTGCTAGATACGAGCGACTATATGGAGCTAGCCCACGTGCGTGAAGATGCAAGCGGCTATCTTGGCAGCTCACCGGAAGCTTATGATCCGCTTGCGCTATTGCGATCCGTGATCGAGAACAGCATCATCGAACACCAAGCCGGTTATTGTTCTGAGATCAGCATCATCTGGCACGAGGACGGTAGTGTGACGGTTGCAGACAACGGCAGAGGCATCCCGGTAGGAGCAATCGGCGGCGCATCGAAATCGAATGTTCAAGCCGTCCTAACAGAGCTTCATCACAGCACAAGCGTATCCATTCCAGGATCGTGTTCGGACAAAGGAATCAATATCCCTGTCGTCAATGCCCTATCGGAGAGATTATCCGTAGAGGTACGCCGAGAAGGCAAAATCTATCGTCAAGACTATAAGCACGGCATCCCGCTATCCAACGTGAATATCGTGGGACTCACTCGCGACACAGGCACGAGCATCACCTTCCTACCTGATCCCGACATCTTCCGCGTATCCTTCGATCGCCATCGACTGACTTCGCTCATGGATGCCATCCAGGCTAGCAACGCCGGTCTAACCGTGCACGTGCTGGAAGACGAATATCAATAATCCTACATTGTGGCGTTTTGGTTCCAAATTAAAAAAGCTGCCGATAGAATCGGCAGCTTAACTTAAAGTGCGCTGAACACATCAAGAACCCCAGAACACTTCCGTCTCATAATCGAAAGATACTTTTCCGTTCTCAGCATTCCGCTCAAACAATGCACGCAGCGCATCCATCATCGCTTCATAGCTTGGATCCCCAGGGACTGGAATGTACGATGAAGACAACACGCGTCCTGCGAGCCCTTCTAGATCAAATCGCTGATGATTCGGAAATGTACCGATCTGCATGTCTCCTGCTTCGAAAAACGCCCCCAATGCATCCGGCGTAATATTTTTCTGCGTTACCGTCTTATAATCCGTACCAAACGTATGTAAGAATCGATCATATTCTTCCCGGAATGGCGTTCCTTCGGTCAGGCGATTGTTCCATATCAGCACGATCTTGCCCCCTGGCTTCAGAATGCGTTCGAACTCCTTCCGTGCCGCTGTCCGATCGAACCAGTGGAACGCCTGAGCACAGACGATAAAATCGACGGAATGATCCATGAGTCCTGTCTCTTCAGCAGATCCAGGCACTGCGCGATAATTCGGTGCTCCCTCCAGATCCTTCAAGGCTGCTTCACGCATCTCCTTATTCGGCTCGACAGCAATCACCTGACTGCCCCGCTCCAAGAGCAGCTTGGAAAATATCCCTGTCCCTGCTCCTACATCCGCGACGACACTTTCTTGCTTCAGCCCAATCACGCCGTACAAATAATCCATGACTTCTTGCGGATAACTCGGACGGTACAACACATACGTATCGACCCGGTTCGAGAACCGTTCCTTGCTATTCATAAGATCACGCTCCTTCTTAACTATCATTACAGTTCAACACAGGATTATCAACCTATTCGCACAAAAAAAGACGCCATCATAGGACGTCTGTCGTTCATATATGGTTATCGACGGGTCATCTTCGCAATCTGCGGGAGGATCAATCCTAACGCGATCAAGAGACAAGCCGTCACAATGTTCATGATGAACTGGAAGTACCATTCGCTAGTGTAAGCTTCGACCTTCGGGAACATCCCCATAATACAGGCGAAAGCCGTGAAGATGAAACACCAGAGACCAATGATGAAACCCCATGTTTTATTTTTGACGAATTGGTATTCCGACTTGAATTTGTCCGCCGCTTTCATGAGCGCCATGAAAGCAAGGAAGACGAATAAGTAACGAAGCGGCATGACGATGGAGTTGAGATCCAACAGCCAGTTATATAGCGAATTCATATTACCGATGCCTAAGGCTGGAATAATAATTAGAATACCGACCAGGACCCCCGTCATTAGGTAGCCGTTCACCGGTGTGCCGCGAGCGTTCGTCTTCAGTAAGCCTTCCGGAATATACCTCCGGTCCGCGTCGCTTAATAGTACTTTGAGCGGCGCATCGATCGAGAAGGCAAGTGCTGAGATCTGAGCAAGCGTGTTCGCAATCGCATACAGGATCATCAATCCATTGCCTAAGCCGTAATATCCGCCAAGAATCTGAAAGGCGTAATATTGTCCGTTCATCTTCAGATCGGCTGGAATGTTGCTCGAATCGAACATCAACCCCATCGAGAAGGAACCGAGCAAGGCGCAGACGGCAACCATGATCGCGAGCGCAATCATCCCCCGCGGAAATTCACGCGCCGGATTACGTGTCTGATTGACGTACGGAGAGATTTTCTCCGCACCGCCGACCGCGAAGACGAGCATGGAGATCGTCGTGAAGTAGGCGAAGTTAAAGTCCGGGATGAACGATTTGAACGTAATATTCGCCGTAGCGATTTTCGCACCCGTTAGAGCCGGAGCCGTAATCGCCAGCAAGATGTACAGCAGGGACATAATGAAGACCGCAAGTCCCGCAATAGTACCGATTCGCTTCAGGGAAGCTAGCCCGTACGACGCAATCCATAAAAATATAAGAAAGACGACAAGACAAGCCGTCTGAATAATGAAGGGGGAATATTTCGATGTCAATCCGCCCGTCCCCGTAAATGCCCAGCCCAATGCGATAAGAATCCCTTGCGGCTTCTGAGCCAAATAAGGCACGTGAACCACCCAGTACGTCCATGCTGCGAAAAAAGCGATGGTAGGGCCCATCGTTTCCTTAATCCAGCTGCTGACGCCGCCTTTTCCTTCTTTGAAAGTAGAACCCATCTGACCGACCATTAGCGCATAAGGCACGAAATATAACGCAATGATCAGAATCCATGATGTAATAACCGTTAATCCTTGGTTCGCATAGTTGTTGACGACGTTCCCGAACCCCCATACCGACACGAAGGCGATTAGGGCGACGTTGTACCAGCGAAGCTTTTTCTGTTCGATGCTATTCATTTGTTCTTCGTCTTGCTCCTCTCTAAGCTGTCCGTTTAGCCTAATTAATCTACCCCTATCGTGTCCATTTCGCTATGAATTAAGCCACAGCGACACAAAAAAACCTAGCCCCTCCAAGCGATACTTCGGTTTGGATAGAGTCAGGTCTGAACAAACCTCTATCGAGGTTTATTTCGAAGATGAGCGACCGCGATCAGAAGTAGGTTTTATCGCCAATGGTCAAAAAAAAATCGGTCCTATAAGGACCGATTCATTGGCATGACGGCGTTTGGCTGAAGTTCCTTGAACGATTGACGATACAAGTAACCAATACCCGTCGCGACTAAACTTAGTAACCCACAAATGACATAGATCGCTGCGATGCCGAACAGATCCGATAGAACCCCCAGCACCACCACCGAAATACCAAAGATAAACGTATTGAGCGTAGACATCGCTGCGAGCACCTTCGGCAGCAGCTCCTCCTCCACGCTCAGCTGCCTTATCGTCGTAACGGCTACCGTACGCATCTCAACCAGCGGCCCCATGAATAAAGCGAGCGCCAGCGCAATCCAAGCGCTCGTCATATACCCGAAAACCATGGTCAGCACACCATAGCCCATCATCCCAATCATCATGGCGCCGAATCGATTGCGATTAAGCCACGAGCTGATCGCGACGATACATAAGCCGCCGACAATGGCTCCGATAAAGTACGAGACATTGATATAGCCCCACCATGTCTCGTCTTTATTCAGCACCGTCTTCACATAAGCGAGCAAGAAGGCGCCAGCCCAGACCGAGCCCGCTAACCCTTCTAAGAAATCCATAATCGCGAGCGAACGAAGCGCCGGACGCGACCAGATGATCAGCCATCCCTCGCGAAGACGCTGCCATGCACCGGCTTTAGGTACGGACGCCTCATCTTCATCTGACGTCGATTTCTTCGCTTGCTTCAGCTTCGGCTCATGCACCAACGAAGTCATCAGGAACGCGAGGAAATACATAACGGCAATGCTGAGGAGCGTGTACGTCCCGCCGAGCCAATTGAATACAATCGCTCCTCCAGCCCAGCCCGCGAGCTGAACAATTTGATTGGAGGTTCCGAAAATACCGTTCGCCTTCATGACGTGATCCGAGTTGTCGAGAAGTCTTGGAATCAGGGCACTAGTTGCGGGCGAAGTCCAACCGTCCAGGAAGGCCCAGAACATGATCAGCAGGAGCATTATCCAGAGCGTGCCAGGACTTAGCGATTGCCATGCATACCAACCGATGATGCAGAACAAAATGAACTGTAGGAATTGCGAGCTTTTGAGTAAGAACGTTAATGGATAACGATCCAGCAAGAGCGGAGAAGCGAGCCCGCTAACACTCTGGCTAATCATTCTCACGAGTGGAACAAGCGCCGTATACGTCACCGAATTACTAATATGATACATGAGGGTTACGATTGTGATCGTTGCCATCACATCTGCTAGATTGGACAACGTCTGTCCGAATATCAAATTTCTGACTGAACGATTAAACACCGATTCCATTCCTTTTATTTTTATTTCAGAGTAATTTCAAGCAGAATATCGCCCGTATTTTCAAAATCGCGATAGCTGTATCGAATGGATCCATGGAACCCGCTAATCTCTTGCAGAGCTTTGCCCAGATCATCGGCCAGTGTTGTCTTGCGCGTATAGCGCACCTTCACCGTTGAATCGCCTGCGCGCACCGCCTGCTCGATTTTCGTCGATAACCCAGATACGGACGTGACAATATTTTCAGACTTGAGGTAAATATAATTAAGCTCTGTCTCTAACTTTGTGTAAAACGCAGAACGGCCTGCATCATTCTTCTTCAGCTGCTCTACTGTCTTATCGTAGGATTCCGTTGCTGCAGGATAAACCTTCGTCCACTGATGATCTACGCGAAGCTGCTTATCTGTGCGCAAATAATAATGATAGCTGACTTTGCCCTTCTGATCCGGGACGGGATCATCCCACGTCGTATCCAAATGGTACCACTTGCCATCCAAGTTTACGACATTCCAAGCATGCAGCTGTCCTCCGGCTTTTCCTTCGGCGATTCGATTCGTAATGCCTGCTTCCTTCAGCATCCGGTACGTTAGCAAGGCATAACCTTGGCAGACCGTCTTGCCTTCCTTCAGGCCGAGATACGCCGTATCATTCTTAAGTGATGTGTCATAAGCTAAATTCAGAACAACCCAGTCATGAATCGCTTTGACCTTCTCATGCGCATTCATATTCTTGTTAATGATGGTAGGCAGTACTGCCTTCACCTTACTTGTCACGTACGCGGTCTGATCCGCGTCTTCGCGGTAGTCCATATAAATCGTAATGCTCGAGGATAATAGCGAACTCTTGTATTGATAGGAATATTGACGAACCATGAACTGAACGTAAGGATCCATAGCCATCGCATCCTGCAGTGCCTTCTCTAGCTTGGTCTTTGATACACTGTCATGGATGGAATAGGTCATGACGGTCTCGCGATTCAACATCGACTGATAAATTTCTTTTGTGAGCCCTTCCATTGAATTCACCGTAGGTGTATCCACCGCCGCTGTAACAGGATTATTAATGACTTCTACCACAGCAAAACTTAGTGTGCTTACCAACAATATCTTGAACATTTGCCTTGCGAAACGAGGCACAACTCAACCCCCTTGTGAACTAACGCTGAATTTCAGTATCAATTTTACCCTGAAGTTCAACAAGCTTCATAATCGTCTCTGCCGCTTCTGCACGTGTGATCGTAGATTTCGGATGGAACTTGCCTCCGTCTGTGTTCATGACTCCTAATTTCAGCATGAGTGCAACCGCGCCTTTGCTCTGTACTTCTGCAGCATCCTGCAGCTGCGTCACTTCTACATCTTTGGTTAAGAATTTCGCTAGTTGCTCGTATTGTAGTATACGAGTGACCGATTCGGCAAGTTGTTCACGGGTAATTTCGGTCTCTGGTCTCAAGCTTTCAGTTGGATTTCGCTTCAGCCATTTCTTCTCGACGAAGAAGGAAGCCGCGGAATAATACGGACTGTCAAAGGAAATATCCTTGAAAAGTGGCTTATCATCGCGGTAGCTAGCATAAGGCTGCACGCTACTTGTGATCCATTGCATCCATTCCCCGAGCTTAATTGGCTGGCTTGGCTTCACGAGACCTTCTTCATTCGGCTTCAGGACGCCTGCCTGCAGTAATTTCGTTAGCGCGGCTTCCGAAGCCGTGCCTTGAATATCCTTAGCCGTCTGCGCTGAATTTTGCCCAGCTTGATACCAGTACGATTGGAACTTGCCTGTTACAGCGTTCAGCAGAGACTTTTCCTCAGGATTAAATTTCGGGCTATAGACTAAGCGCTGCTCTTGTTGATTGCTCGCATTGGGATTGTTGTAGTCGTATGGACCTACACGCGTATATTGCAGCTGCATCTCGAACTGATTCAAAAACGCAGTGCGTGCTTCTTCCGCCGTAATCGAAGGTTTCAGCGCCTTCATCGCTTCTCGGTCGATTGACCGGGTGGAATCATCATAATTCACGAGCTCTCCGCGGCTCCCTAGTTCGATGCGAACGTTGTTATAGTTCACCGGAATATCGCCTAGGAACTGCTGATACTCGAAGTAAAACCCGCCATTATTCTGTATGTTCTGTTCCGATGGGGTGCGGAGCTTCAAATTCGCGGCCGCGTCCGGGTACAGGAGGTTGATCCAGTAATTCGCTTTTTTCTCCGCATCAGTCAGGCTTATCTCTGGTTTTTTCTTCTCCTTCGTATTGGCATTTCGGTAGGACATATATGGATTGCCTATCGCTATGATCTGACCCGTCTTGGCATTCACTCGTGCGTTAAATTGTTTATCGAACCCATCCGGTCCTACCGGATTCGGTTGATCCCATGACAAATACCATATTTTGACCGATGGATCATTCCAGTCATTCTGCATATTCTGGTTCATCCGTTTATTCTCAGCAGGCGGTTTCAACACGTTCAGAACGATCGCTTTGGCCTGATCCGCTGTTAACTCACCTCCTTGATGCGCCGCATACTGCTTCGCTGTAGGGGTAATGCTCTTATATGTATTCGTATTCAGGTTCGGCTTGGCTTCTTTGCCGGTCTGAGGGTCAACGAATTTGCCGCTCTTCGCATCCACTATGCCAAATTGCACATTCGCAGGCTGGTAAGCGAGCATCATGTCCTTCGAATTGCCGTACGGTTCACCGACAGGCAGATAAGCGAGCTCCATTTTGAGAAGCTCTGCGTAGTATGATTTGGCTTTCTCAGCCGTGATAGATGGCGTAGCCGATGGATAGCTCAATCCCGACATTGAACGGGAATAGCTGAAGATATTTCCTTCCCCATCTACTGATATATTGATAGTCTCATCCGAGGGCAGCCCGTTCACAGGAATATTGTATGAAAAAGAATAATTCGCAGGCCCGAACAGCCCCGAGTTATAAGCGTACATTATGTTATTCTGCGCATTAAGCGTCTTGACGTCGATACTTGGCACGATTCGCCCAATCAACTTCTCAGCAATTTCCTTTGCTTGCTCTCTCGAGTACGTCGGCGGATATTTCACTTGCCCTTTGCTCACTTCACTCCATGGGCTGAAATCCGCCTGCAGAATCTCGCCCGTTAATGCATCGACCCGGCTGCCAAAGCCATAACCGCTATTCCCGATCTGATATTTCCACTGAATCGTCCAGACCATTTCATT
Proteins encoded:
- a CDS encoding arylsulfatase; this encodes MKPNILLITVDQMRADCLSSAGHPVVRTPNLDGLAESGVMFRNAYSATPTCVPARAAIMTGMSQQSHGRVGYEDRVPWQYEHMLAGELANAGYHTQCVGKMHVYPTRNLCGFHNVVLHDGYMHYNRDRKSQSAAGHFDECDDYLHWLREQAGSHQDIMDMALDCNASTVTLPWHLPERLHPTNWAVTQSIDFLRRRDPSKPFFLWTSFVRPHPPFDPPQAYLDMYIHQTLPDPPIGDWVNEFAAEAGSASPVTGLKKLRPDELQRARAGYYALITHLDYQIGRLINALNEYGELNNTVIVFTSDHGEMMGDHHYYRKALAYEGSAKVPFIISDRTGKLGFKIGSTVSEVVEMRDIMPTLLHAAGAVIPPSVDGHSVVPLCNETQERPWRTYLHGEHAYGALSHHYVTDGHWKYIWYSQTGSEQLFHLDEDPQELRNLAVDAAYEAELDLFRSRLIHELRDREEGYVANGVLVVGRKPQSCLTHLREQQAVHT
- a CDS encoding helix-turn-helix domain-containing protein, with product MILLKRNVEAELDELKLQLTELHAMVKQLISSNPAPSVHASHPRPAAITSQTNTVQDPVHQGGVYFSGHFQGSLSRYQWEPQERRASQLLDLDGDKVAKILSALGHRQRLDILRAVIHEPLTGAEIVERLNMGTTGQLYHHIKALVGANLLIQEDRGGKYTLPDHRALPLLLLLASAGELLDTSDYMELAHVREDASGYLGSSPEAYDPLALLRSVIENSIIEHQAGYCSEISIIWHEDGSVTVADNGRGIPVGAIGGASKSNVQAVLTELHHSTSVSIPGSCSDKGINIPVVNALSERLSVEVRREGKIYRQDYKHGIPLSNVNIVGLTRDTGTSITFLPDPDIFRVSFDRHRLTSLMDAIQASNAGLTVHVLEDEYQ
- a CDS encoding class I SAM-dependent methyltransferase; the encoded protein is MNSKERFSNRVDTYVLYRPSYPQEVMDYLYGVIGLKQESVVADVGAGTGIFSKLLLERGSQVIAVEPNKEMREAALKDLEGAPNYRAVPGSAEETGLMDHSVDFIVCAQAFHWFDRTAARKEFERILKPGGKIVLIWNNRLTEGTPFREEYDRFLHTFGTDYKTVTQKNITPDALGAFFEAGDMQIGTFPNHQRFDLEGLAGRVLSSSYIPVPGDPSYEAMMDALRALFERNAENGKVSFDYETEVFWGS
- a CDS encoding amino acid permease, with the translated sequence MNSIEQKKLRWYNVALIAFVSVWGFGNVVNNYANQGLTVITSWILIIALYFVPYALMVGQMGSTFKEGKGGVSSWIKETMGPTIAFFAAWTYWVVHVPYLAQKPQGILIALGWAFTGTGGLTSKYSPFIIQTACLVVFLIFLWIASYGLASLKRIGTIAGLAVFIMSLLYILLAITAPALTGAKIATANITFKSFIPDFNFAYFTTISMLVFAVGGAEKISPYVNQTRNPAREFPRGMIALAIMVAVCALLGSFSMGLMFDSSNIPADLKMNGQYYAFQILGGYYGLGNGLMILYAIANTLAQISALAFSIDAPLKVLLSDADRRYIPEGLLKTNARGTPVNGYLMTGVLVGILIIIPALGIGNMNSLYNWLLDLNSIVMPLRYLFVFLAFMALMKAADKFKSEYQFVKNKTWGFIIGLWCFIFTAFACIMGMFPKVEAYTSEWYFQFIMNIVTACLLIALGLILPQIAKMTRR
- a CDS encoding MFS transporter, translating into MIFGQTLSNLADVMATITIVTLMYHISNSVTYTALVPLVRMISQSVSGLASPLLLDRYPLTFLLKSSQFLQFILFCIIGWYAWQSLSPGTLWIMLLLIMFWAFLDGWTSPATSALIPRLLDNSDHVMKANGIFGTSNQIVQLAGWAGGAIVFNWLGGTYTLLSIAVMYFLAFLMTSLVHEPKLKQAKKSTSDEDEASVPKAGAWQRLREGWLIIWSRPALRSLAIMDFLEGLAGSVWAGAFLLAYVKTVLNKDETWWGYINVSYFIGAIVGGLCIVAISSWLNRNRFGAMMIGMMGYGVLTMVFGYMTSAWIALALALFMGPLVEMRTVAVTTIRQLSVEEELLPKVLAAMSTLNTFIFGISVVVLGVLSDLFGIAAIYVICGLLSLVATGIGYLYRQSFKELQPNAVMPMNRSL
- a CDS encoding transglutaminase domain-containing protein — translated: MFKILLVSTLSFAVVEVINNPVTAAVDTPTVNSMEGLTKEIYQSMLNRETVMTYSIHDSVSKTKLEKALQDAMAMDPYVQFMVRQYSYQYKSSLLSSSITIYMDYREDADQTAYVTSKVKAVLPTIINKNMNAHEKVKAIHDWVVLNLAYDTSLKNDTAYLGLKEGKTVCQGYALLTYRMLKEAGITNRIAEGKAGGQLHAWNVVNLDGKWYHLDTTWDDPVPDQKGKVSYHYYLRTDKQLRVDHQWTKVYPAATESYDKTVEQLKKNDAGRSAFYTKLETELNYIYLKSENIVTSVSGLSTKIEQAVRAGDSTVKVRYTRKTTLADDLGKALQEISGFHGSIRYSYRDFENTGDILLEITLK
- a CDS encoding S-layer homology domain-containing protein; its protein translation is MSLKSKNNRRAVLIKKAAIATTLSVCLIQQVAAAESVKDGTSNSGTFSTSVNSSSQPAKNQTAEKKTPNISKDEAVAKIRDLFPQFKDAEVENVTLGDPNVYPPRNEMVWTIQWKYQIGNSGYGFGSRVDALTGEILQADFSPWSEVSKGQVKYPPTYSREQAKEIAEKLIGRIVPSIDVKTLNAQNNIMYAYNSGLFGPANYSFSYNIPVNGLPSDETINISVDGEGNIFSYSRSMSGLSYPSATPSITAEKAKSYYAELLKMELAYLPVGEPYGNSKDMMLAYQPANVQFGIVDAKSGKFVDPQTGKEAKPNLNTNTYKSITPTAKQYAAHQGGELTADQAKAIVLNVLKPPAENKRMNQNMQNDWNDPSVKIWYLSWDQPNPVGPDGFDKQFNARVNAKTGQIIAIGNPYMSYRNANTKEKKKPEISLTDAEKKANYWINLLYPDAAANLKLRTPSEQNIQNNGGFYFEYQQFLGDIPVNYNNVRIELGSRGELVNYDDSTRSIDREAMKALKPSITAEEARTAFLNQFEMQLQYTRVGPYDYNNPNASNQQEQRLVYSPKFNPEEKSLLNAVTGKFQSYWYQAGQNSAQTAKDIQGTASEAALTKLLQAGVLKPNEEGLVKPSQPIKLGEWMQWITSSVQPYASYRDDKPLFKDISFDSPYYSAASFFVEKKWLKRNPTESLRPETEITREQLAESVTRILQYEQLAKFLTKDVEVTQLQDAAEVQSKGAVALMLKLGVMNTDGGKFHPKSTITRAEAAETIMKLVELQGKIDTEIQR